CACCCTCAGCGATAAGTACAGAGGAAGCAGAGAACGACCTCAGGGACCTCATCAATGATCCTACTGTTGGTATCGAGACTTATCTACAATCGAGGTATGGTTCAAGAAAGTAGGTATCTACGAACAACGGCGTCACGAGCACTCAGTCGTAGACCTTTCCCGCTGGGAGCCACTGGTACAGACAATGGCTACCGAGGCGACGTTCACGGTTCCATCCGATCAGTTCCCGCTGGGGACGGTGTTCAATCAACTGCCGGACGTGACAGTCGAACTTGAGCGCATTATCCCCGCACGGGACGTAGTGATTCCCTATTTCTGGGTACGGGGAACCGAAGTTGATGACATTGAGAGCGTGTTCACCGAGCATCCCGGCACGAAAGGGATTCGACTCGTAGACTCCGTCGAAGACGAGTATCTGTTACGAGTCGAGTGGGCGCTGGACTACGACGACGTCCTCACCGTATTGGCGAAGACAGAGGTACCGCTCATCGAGGCCATCGGTACGAACCACAAGTGGACGTTCGAGATCCGCGGCGACG
This genomic interval from Haloterrigena sp. KLK7 contains the following:
- a CDS encoding helix-turn-helix domain-containing protein; the encoded protein is MATEATFTVPSDQFPLGTVFNQLPDVTVELERIIPARDVVIPYFWVRGTEVDDIESVFTEHPGTKGIRLVDSVEDEYLLRVEWALDYDDVLTVLAKTEVPLIEAIGTNHKWTFEIRGDDQSDIAEFQQRCRELDIPTTLTELHALTPVETGTEAALTDTQQEALVLAYEHGYFESPREVTLEVLGEELGISQQAVGSRIRGGIKHILGSTLSAVEYRF